The Thermodesulfobacteriota bacterium DNA window TTTGCTGCGTCTTTTGCCATTTCTATAACCGCCTCATCACACGTAGCCCAACTTCCAAATACCGGAACATTTAACCCGTATTTTTTTAAATCCCTCAACAAAACCGACGCTGTCTGAGGAATACCGCCAGGGAGAATTATATGATTTACCTCATTCTTTTTTAGATTCAGTATTTGAGAACTGGCATCAACCGAACCCGGATTGAAAACCTGTGTGGAAACTGGAGAGAGGTTATGGAATTTAAGCCACTTCAAAGCAGCTTCCAGGTCAACTTTGCCAGTTTCGTTATCGGGATAGATCATACCAATCCTTGGTTCTTTGGGATTCCGGTCTTTGAGCATATAATCGATCAGTACTTTCATCTGTCCAGGGTAAATGTCCTGGATAGTAAATATATATCGCTTAAAGGGTTTTACTGTTATTTCGGGGCTTATAAGAGATACGGTTGGTATTTTGTTATTCTGTATTGGTTTACTGAGGACGGTCATAGCGCCCGTTGAAGTTGGTCCCATTAAAATGAATACATTGTCTTTGAAAATAAGTTTCTTGAAGGCTGATATTGCCATTGGAATGGCATAACGGTCATCCTCAACGAGTAAGTTGATTTTTCGACCGTTAATCCCTCCATGGTCGTTGTTATGCCTGAAATAGCTTCGTACTCCTTGAGTTATAGGGACAGTGACATTGGCTGCTGGACCTGTCTGGTCAAAGATGAAACCTACTTTTATGCTGTTTTCAGTCACTCCCGGAACATCTTTAGCATATATAAAGGTTCTTTCTGCAAATAAAATACTTAGACTCATAACACAGATAAAAAGCACTAAATGCATCGATACTGATCTTCTAACCATACCTTCCTCCTTTCGCATTCTTCAAACTTTGGGTTACACTATCTGGGCATTAATCAGTTTATACTGAAAAATTCCCTTTTCCGCTCTTTGGTGCAGGTTTTTTGACCCATCTATGGCTCGTTTATCCTAAAAAATGTGTAATAATACCAAAAATTCCTTGTATGTCAACAGTTAAAATGGAGAATTCTAATAAAATGTTCCCTGTTCCCCTCCCAGTGCCATAAACAGGATGGAATAAATTATTTTGTTTTGTGGCGGTTGGTTTTGCCTTGTATTTGGAAATTAAATGCTGTATTAATCAAAAAGGTACCCTTTTTTTCTTTAGATACTAACTACCTTGAATTAACAAGCTTAATGTGCCATGAAATTTATTGCTGACAGAATGCTGGGTAGTCTCGCTAAGTTGTTAAGAACCCTGGGGTTTGATACTCTATACTCCAATAGGATTGATTTCAAAGACCTTCTAAAAATCGCAAGAGAAAAAGAACGAATTATCTTAACCAAAAATACCCTTATAAAGAAGAAAGAAGGAAACTATAGGTTTTTGTTTATAAACAACAACGACCCTAAAAGACAAGTAAGAGAGGTCATCACCAACCTGGGTTTAGATATAGAACCAGATAAAACCTTTACCCGTTGCCTACTGTGTAACAACAAGCTAAAAAAAATACAGAGAGAAGATATAGGGGGAAAGATCCCCGATTATATCTTTGAGAGCTACAGAGATTTCTCATTCTGTAACAAATGTAAAAGGATATTTTGGAAAGGCACACACCACGAGCATATGCTCACCGTTTTGAAAGAGTATCTTCCCCGTGTGTCTCATAAGGATATGTGACTAGTCAGGGACAAAGTGGCAAAGACATATAGGCACAAACTCATAATATTTTTTTCTGCTTGTTTTCCGGTTTGTGCCTTTGGTGCTCTGTGCCTTTGTACCTATCTGAATAGTTACAAAAAAGTATAACAATCCGGTTTTAGTAGCTAAATATATGACAGATAAGAGTAACAATGATATACAAAATAGTTAAGCTAATAGTATCTCTCTTCTTTCATTCTTATATCAGGTTAGACATTATAGGAGATAGAAATATCCCTAGATCAGGGGGGGTAATCCTCGCACCAAACCATATAAGCTACTTAGATCCCCTCCTCTTAGGGGTAGGTGTAAAAAGAAAAGTATACTCAATGGCAAAGGAAGAGTTATTCAAAAACGCCATTTTGAGATTCATCATGACCCATCTGAAAGCATTCCCGGTAAAAAGGGGAAGGGTGGATCGGTATGCCCTCAAACGTTCTCTCCAAATATTAAATCAAGGTAAGGTACTCAATGTGTTTCCCGAGGGCACTATTCCTCTAAACAGCAATACGATAGAAGGAAAGCCTGGAGTGGCGTGGTTAGCCCTGAAAGCAAATGTGCCGGTTGTGCCGGTGAAGATAATAGGATCCGAGAAGTTACTCCCTGACGGAAAGGTTTTTCCTAAGATGGGTCGGGCAAGGATTATCTTCGGCCAACCCCTCTCCTTTAAGACTAAAGACAACAGGCATAAAAAGAATAGGGAAAAAATATCCGGAAAGATAATGGAAGAGATAGAAAAACTATAAATTCATTTCTACATATAATATTTTTCTTGACCCAAAAATCCTCTTTTGTTATTCTTTATCGCTCTTGCAACAGCAAGTCTTTGTTTATATTTTGCGATCTCAAATAACAGTGAGGTAGACCATTGACTATCGAAATCTCGGATAAAACCTACGATGAAGAATTCGTAAAGAAAGTCGAAGATATCAGCGGCGAAAACTTTCACAAATGCATGCAGTGTGGCACATGTTCTGGCGGATGCCCTATGATTGAACACATGGATATCCCCCCCCGGCGGATTATGATCTTGACGCATTTTGGTTTAAAGGATGAGGTTATTTGTTCCAAAACAGCCTGGATCTGTGCAACTTGTAATGCCTGTTCTGTCCGTTGCCCTAGGGGGATCGAACTTACTAAAGTCATGGAAGCTATCAGGCAGCTGACCCTGCGAAAGAATATCAATTACGTTGAACCTTCGGCAATATCTGAAGAGACGATTGCTGACCTCCCTCAGATTGCTCTGGTAAGCTGCTTTAGGAAGCACACTTCATGAGAGGATAAAATGAAGATTAGCTATTACCCAGGTTGCACATTAAAGACTAAGGCTAAAAACATGGACCACCCAGGAATAGCTGCTCTGAAGGCATTGGGGGTAGAACTTGTGGAACTGCCTCGGTGGAATTGCTGCGGTGCGGTATTTTCATTAGCAGACGATGATCTCTTACACCTTCTTGCTCCTGTCCGTGATTTGATAAGGGTTGTAGAACAGGGTGATAATAAGTTGGTTGTAGCATGTTCCATGTGTTACAATACCCTGGCCCGTGCCAATCTCCTGATGCAAGAGAACAGTGAAAAAAGGCACACCATAAATACCTTTATGGAAGAAGAACGAGACTACAATGGCGAAGTAGAAGTAGTCCATCTTTTGAGCTTCCTGCGAGATGAGATCGGGTGGGAAAAGATAAGGGAAAGCATCAAAGTACCTTTGAAAGGATTAAAGATTGCCCCCTATTACGGGTGTACTCTTTTACGTCCTCAGTCAGTAGCTATTGAGCCACCTGAAAAGCGTACGCTGTTTAAAGACCTTCTTGAAACGCTGGGCGCAACAGTAGTTGATTTTCCGGCTTCTAATGATTGCTGCTCTTCATATCAAATCTTAAGCAACCCTGATGTCGGAATAGAAGCTGTCTCTAAGATACTGGAATCGGCAGAGAGCTGGGGCGCCGATGCTATAGTGACAAGCTGTCCCCTTTGTGAGTATAACCTGGGAAAACGACAGGAGGATGCCTTAAAAAAACATGATACACTTAAAGAATTGCCCACCTTCTATTTTACCCAGTTACTGGCATTAGCTCTTGGCCTTGGAGCTGAGGTCTGCAAATTTGAATTGAATTATAATGGGGCAACCCGGCTGATGGAAAGTAAAAATTTCCTGACTGTGGTTTGAGCAACTTTTCAGTGTGAACTTTAATTAAGGAACTTTTTCAGCAACCTCTTAATGAGGTCTTAAATCCAGAAAATGTGAGGTTGAGATGAGTACAACGGATACCACAAAAGGTGAAAGCAAAGAAACTACTTCCGGCAAAGAATTGGTTTCGATCTTCGTCATGGGAAAGAAATATGAGGTTCCTAAAAACCTGACTATTATGAAGTCCATGGAATATGCCGGTTATAAATACATCAGAGGATGCGGCTGCCGGGGCGGAATCTGTGGCGCTTGCGGTACCGTTTACCGCAAACCAGGAGACTACCATATCTATGTTGGATTAGCCTGCCAGACCGTCGTTGAAGATGGAATGTATCTGACTCAACTACCCTTCTTCCCGGCTAACAGAGCAGCATACAGTCTGGAAGCCATAGGGTCTGAACCTGAAGAAGTATACAAAAAATACCCTGAGCTATTCCGGTGTGTAGCGTGTAATGCCTGCTCAAAGGTATGTCCTATGGACATTTCGGTTATGGACTATATCGCGGCAATCAAACAGGGAGATTTTGAGAAAGCTACGGAACTCTCCTTCGACTGCATCCAGTGTGGGCTTTGCACTGTGCGCTGCATGGGAGAGATGTCTCAATACCACATTGCTCAGATGGTTAGGCGAATTACAGGAAGTAAAATAACGCCGCAAGCTTCCCATCTCAAAGCTATGGTGGATAAAATAAAAACAGGTAAGTATACCAAGGCTATAAAAGATTTGAAAGGTATGAATGAAGACCAGCTACGAAAAGTATACCAGCAAAGGGAGATGGAACCAACAGAGGCACCGGATGATTGGAAACCCGCTGATGTTACTTATTTGTAGTCAACTACCCCGATAGGATCGGGGCTTAAGGGTTCAAGGATTCAAGGGGTCAAGTGATCAAAAAAGAATCTTTTCTTTATTACTCTCGAATCCTGGAATCCTCGACCCCTCGAACCCTTGCGGCGAAAAAGATCGAACTGAACTCTTTCCGCCTTAGGCGGAAGGGTTTTTCTCCCATTCCCCTGGTGGGACAATAAGTAAATTGACCGATAGGAAGGTAGGAATATGCCATACCCACAAGAGTTGAAAGAACTGATCAAGGTTGTAGAGAAAACCAGACCCGAGAGAGTCGCCAAGAAAAAGAAGAATGAGGAGGTCCCTTTTCTTTCTCTGGAAGAACGCAAGAAAATACTTGATTATCACCCCGATTTTAAAGAAGAAGGTCGACGTGAAATTAAAGTGGGTCCCAGCAAGGGTTACCGGATAGCGCATGAGATGGTAGATGTGCTTGAAGCAAACAGCAGAGTTAACCCTGATCTGGTAGACCTCTCCCATGCTGATTATGAAACCGATGTCCTTGTTATCGGAGGGGGTGGGGCAGGAACCTCAGCAGCCCTTCTAGCGCAAGAACAGGGAGCAAAAGTAATCATCGCTACCAAACTCCGCCATGGAGATGCAAACACTATGATGGCTGAAGGAGGTATACAGGCTGCAACTAAGGGGTGGAAAGACTCACCTTACTATCACTACCTGGATGTTATGGGAGGTGGCCATTTCAAAAATATACCTGACCTGGTTGATACCCTCGTTACTGAAGCCCCCGATGCTATTCTGTGGATGGAAAAGCATGGGTGTAATTTTTCCAAGTTCCAGGATGGGACATTAAAGACCCTCCATGGAGGCGGGACATGCAGAAAACGAATGCACTTTGCTGCTGACATCACCGGTGTTGAGATTATGCGTACCATCCGGGACGAAGCACGAAACCGGTCGCAGGATATCAGAGTCATAGAGTTTTCCCCGGCTGTAGAGTTAATCCTAAACGAAAAAGGGGAATGCTCCGGGGCATTGCTTTACAATATGGAGACGGAGGAATACTTTATAGTAAAGGCAAAGGCTGTAATCATGGCAACCGGTGGCAGTGGACGGCTTCATATCCAGAATTTCATGACCACAAATCATTACGGAGCCACCGCTGATGGTATCGTCATTGCTTACCGTGCAGGTGTTGGAATCTCTTTTCTTCATACAGTTCAATATCATCCAACAGGGGTAGTATTCCCTGAACAGGCTGAGGGGATCCTGATTACCGAAAAATTCCGCGGGTCTGGCGCCAATCTGGTCAATATCGACGGACAGCAGTTCGTCAACGAGAGGGAACCCCGGGATCTGGAAGCAGCTGCCATTATCAAAGAATGTGTAGAAAAGGGCAAGGGGGTCCCTGCTCCTACTGGTAAATTTGGAATTTGGCTCGATTCTCCTATGATCGATGCCCTGTCCGGTACAGGTACAGTAGAAAAGGAATTCCCTGGCAAGTTCATCCTCTACAAACGTTTTGGGATAGATATTTCAAAGGAACCAATGTTGATTTATCCCACCTTACATTATCAAAATGGGGGACTGGAATTTAAGAACACCGGTGAAACAGCTTTGCCAGGACTTTTTGTTGCTGGAGAGGTTGGCGGTGGAATCCACGGTGAAAATCGTCTGATGGGCAATTCTCTGCTGGACATTCTGGTATTCGGAAGGATTGCTGGTAAAAATGCTGCTGATTATGCAAAATCAAGATCAGATATGGGAAAACTCACTCTAGACCATGTCCGTACATACCACAAGAACCTTGAAGAGGCAGGTATTGAGACAGATAGAGTAGCCCCCATGTTACTCCCAGACTATACATTACCCCACGTAAAGGAAAGGCAGCTTACCGCCTGTTATGTAGGAACATTGCGCTGAAAGAAGGTCAGAGGCTGTTATTTTCTCTTCTTTTTCCAGCACAGAAACATCTTCTGGTATTATCCAATAAAAATACTTGACAGATTTTATATTGTTTATTATATTATTTCTGCTATTCAGTTTATGAATGTTATTCAAATCTTGTGGTAAGGGGACATCTTGAAACTAGATTTACACACTCATTGTATGGAAGCTACGGGTATGGTTGCCTATCCAAGTGTAGATTTAGTGGGAAAGATTGTTGAAAGGGTTAATGACCGTGGGTTGGATGGAATAGCCATTACTGAACACGATGATGGAAATTACGGGTACCGGGTAAAAAAGATAGTCGATGAAAATTTTGATAGTCAGGTATTAATAATACCTGGAAGAGAGATAACTGTAAAGGAAATGGGTTGGGCAGAAATGGTGGAGCTATTTCTACCCAACGGTTCTACCTTTAGATTTTTACCCCATCCAAGTTATCCTTACCCGGGGGATGATGGATTTGAGTATGATATGAATCTGCTTCAGGGCATAGAGATAAGTAACGCCCTTCATGATCGCCAGATCAATAAAAAAAAGGTAGAAGAGATCTCCAAAAAATACAATCTTATTTTGTTGAAGAATAGCGATGCCCATACCCTGGACGAAATAGGATCATTTCATACCGACATCTCATTGAAAGAACTTTACTCATTGACAAAAGATTCCCTTGCATAATCTCTATCGCATGGAGATGGGTAAATCTAAAGAGCTCATGGAAG harbors:
- a CDS encoding ABC transporter substrate-binding protein — its product is MVRRSVSMHLVLFICVMSLSILFAERTFIYAKDVPGVTENSIKVGFIFDQTGPAANVTVPITQGVRSYFRHNNDHGGINGRKINLLVEDDRYAIPMAISAFKKLIFKDNVFILMGPTSTGAMTVLSKPIQNNKIPTVSLISPEITVKPFKRYIFTIQDIYPGQMKVLIDYMLKDRNPKEPRIGMIYPDNETGKVDLEAALKWLKFHNLSPVSTQVFNPGSVDASSQILNLKKNEVNHIILPGGIPQTASVLLRDLKKYGLNVPVFGSWATCDEAVIEMAKDAAKQFFSVNAMNSWYDEGPGLAKMREITLKDHPGTEKPYRGKTYTQGWLWGVMTLEGLKRTGRDLDREAFIDKMETIKNFDTGKLTGPINYSSTSHKGGNTWKIFKADTATGKFIPLTEWRESD
- a CDS encoding Mut7-C RNAse domain-containing protein; this encodes MKFIADRMLGSLAKLLRTLGFDTLYSNRIDFKDLLKIAREKERIILTKNTLIKKKEGNYRFLFINNNDPKRQVREVITNLGLDIEPDKTFTRCLLCNNKLKKIQREDIGGKIPDYIFESYRDFSFCNKCKRIFWKGTHHEHMLTVLKEYLPRVSHKDM
- a CDS encoding lysophospholipid acyltransferase family protein; translation: MIYKIVKLIVSLFFHSYIRLDIIGDRNIPRSGGVILAPNHISYLDPLLLGVGVKRKVYSMAKEELFKNAILRFIMTHLKAFPVKRGRVDRYALKRSLQILNQGKVLNVFPEGTIPLNSNTIEGKPGVAWLALKANVPVVPVKIIGSEKLLPDGKVFPKMGRARIIFGQPLSFKTKDNRHKKNREKISGKIMEEIEKL
- a CDS encoding 4Fe-4S dicluster domain-containing protein — encoded protein: MTIEISDKTYDEEFVKKVEDISGENFHKCMQCGTCSGGCPMIEHMDIPPRRIMILTHFGLKDEVICSKTAWICATCNACSVRCPRGIELTKVMEAIRQLTLRKNINYVEPSAISEETIADLPQIALVSCFRKHTS
- a CDS encoding CoB--CoM heterodisulfide reductase iron-sulfur subunit B family protein, giving the protein MKISYYPGCTLKTKAKNMDHPGIAALKALGVELVELPRWNCCGAVFSLADDDLLHLLAPVRDLIRVVEQGDNKLVVACSMCYNTLARANLLMQENSEKRHTINTFMEEERDYNGEVEVVHLLSFLRDEIGWEKIRESIKVPLKGLKIAPYYGCTLLRPQSVAIEPPEKRTLFKDLLETLGATVVDFPASNDCCSSYQILSNPDVGIEAVSKILESAESWGADAIVTSCPLCEYNLGKRQEDALKKHDTLKELPTFYFTQLLALALGLGAEVCKFELNYNGATRLMESKNFLTVV
- a CDS encoding 4Fe-4S dicluster domain-containing protein, producing the protein MSTTDTTKGESKETTSGKELVSIFVMGKKYEVPKNLTIMKSMEYAGYKYIRGCGCRGGICGACGTVYRKPGDYHIYVGLACQTVVEDGMYLTQLPFFPANRAAYSLEAIGSEPEEVYKKYPELFRCVACNACSKVCPMDISVMDYIAAIKQGDFEKATELSFDCIQCGLCTVRCMGEMSQYHIAQMVRRITGSKITPQASHLKAMVDKIKTGKYTKAIKDLKGMNEDQLRKVYQQREMEPTEAPDDWKPADVTYL
- a CDS encoding FAD-binding protein; the encoded protein is MPYPQELKELIKVVEKTRPERVAKKKKNEEVPFLSLEERKKILDYHPDFKEEGRREIKVGPSKGYRIAHEMVDVLEANSRVNPDLVDLSHADYETDVLVIGGGGAGTSAALLAQEQGAKVIIATKLRHGDANTMMAEGGIQAATKGWKDSPYYHYLDVMGGGHFKNIPDLVDTLVTEAPDAILWMEKHGCNFSKFQDGTLKTLHGGGTCRKRMHFAADITGVEIMRTIRDEARNRSQDIRVIEFSPAVELILNEKGECSGALLYNMETEEYFIVKAKAVIMATGGSGRLHIQNFMTTNHYGATADGIVIAYRAGVGISFLHTVQYHPTGVVFPEQAEGILITEKFRGSGANLVNIDGQQFVNEREPRDLEAAAIIKECVEKGKGVPAPTGKFGIWLDSPMIDALSGTGTVEKEFPGKFILYKRFGIDISKEPMLIYPTLHYQNGGLEFKNTGETALPGLFVAGEVGGGIHGENRLMGNSLLDILVFGRIAGKNAADYAKSRSDMGKLTLDHVRTYHKNLEEAGIETDRVAPMLLPDYTLPHVKERQLTACYVGTLR
- a CDS encoding PHP domain-containing protein gives rise to the protein MKLDLHTHCMEATGMVAYPSVDLVGKIVERVNDRGLDGIAITEHDDGNYGYRVKKIVDENFDSQVLIIPGREITVKEMGWAEMVELFLPNGSTFRFLPHPSYPYPGDDGFEYDMNLLQGIEISNALHDRQINKKKVEEISKKYNLILLKNSDAHTLDEIGSFHTDISLKELYSLTKDSLA